In Desulfuromonadales bacterium, the following proteins share a genomic window:
- a CDS encoding DUF2157 domain-containing protein, translated as MQEALNDLEGAGILNREQAALLRRIYGRELFSVHWELRLLLYAGILILTTGLGLLIAKHFASIGHVALLAAIALGCTGCFAYCLRRGGGFSPETAPAPDAAYDYVLLLGCLLLGTFQVYLELRYQLLAQHWSWWLLGSGLLYLFCAHYFDNRLVLSLALSTLGAWLGVKTSLLTEGGWDAAMRGNAIFFGATVVAAGTTQVRLGWKRHFLPVHLHLGINILLAALVAGVDSHTKGFFYLAGLLLVGAGSAYYAQRARRFAFLLYALLYGYLGVTIFVFEHVRWEAEGIVLYFLTTAAALVSALVAFHRRFRSAE; from the coding sequence GTGCAAGAGGCACTGAACGACCTTGAGGGGGCCGGGATTCTGAACCGGGAGCAGGCAGCGCTGCTGCGCCGGATTTACGGCCGGGAGCTGTTCTCGGTGCACTGGGAACTCCGGCTGCTCCTGTACGCGGGCATCCTGATCCTGACCACCGGCCTCGGCCTGCTGATCGCCAAGCACTTCGCTTCCATCGGCCACGTGGCTCTGCTCGCGGCCATCGCTCTGGGGTGCACGGGATGTTTCGCCTACTGCCTGCGCCGCGGCGGCGGGTTCTCGCCGGAGACGGCGCCAGCGCCCGATGCGGCGTACGACTACGTCCTTCTTTTGGGGTGCCTGCTCCTCGGCACCTTTCAAGTGTACCTGGAGCTCCGTTATCAGCTGCTGGCCCAGCACTGGAGCTGGTGGCTGCTGGGCTCCGGTCTGCTCTACCTCTTCTGCGCCCACTACTTCGACAACCGTTTGGTGCTCTCTCTGGCCCTCTCCACCCTGGGCGCCTGGCTCGGCGTGAAGACGAGCCTTTTAACCGAGGGAGGGTGGGATGCCGCCATGCGGGGCAACGCCATCTTCTTCGGCGCCACGGTGGTGGCAGCCGGAACGACCCAGGTCCGGCTCGGGTGGAAGCGCCACTTCCTCCCCGTGCACCTGCACCTGGGAATCAACATCCTCCTCGCTGCGCTGGTCGCGGGGGTCGACTCCCATACGAAGGGCTTCTTCTATCTCGCCGGCCTTCTGTTGGTCGGCGCCGGCAGCGCCTACTATGCTCAACGGGCACGCCGCTTCGCCTTTCTCCTCTACGCCCTGCTCTACGGGTATCTGGGCGTCACGATCTTCGTGTTCGAGCATGTCCGGTGGGAGGCGGAGGGCATCGTCCTCTACTTCCTGACCACCGCGGCAGCCCTGGTTTCGGCCCTCGTGGCCTTCCACCGCCGCTTCCGGAGCGCCGAATGA